Proteins encoded by one window of Fusarium graminearum PH-1 chromosome 1, whole genome shotgun sequence:
- a CDS encoding pre-mRNA-splicing factor clf1 yields MESSRGPPRVKNKAAAPVQISAEQLLREAVDRQEVGVQAPTQRFADLEELHEYQGRKRKEFEDYVRRNRLNLNNWMRYAQWELEQKEFKRAESVFERALDAHPNNVQLWVRYIESEMKSRNINHARNLLDRAVSRLPRVDKLWYKYVYMEEMLGNIPGTRQVFDRWMQWHPDEAAWSSYIKLEKRYGEFERAREIFRTFTQLHPESRNWIKWAKFEEEYGTSDSVREVFGDAVEALGDDFVDEKLFIAYARYEAKLKEYERARAIYKYALDRLPRSKSMILHKAYTTFEKQFGDKDGVEDVVLSKRRVYYEELIKENPKNYDAWFDYAKLEETSQDSDRIRDIYERAVAQVPPTQEKRHWRRYIYLWIFYAIWEEMEGQDVERTRQIYNTCLGLIPHKRFTFAKTWLMAAQFEIRQGELTAARKLLGRAIGMCPKDKIFNGYVDLERKLFEFVRCRTLYEKHIEFNPANCQTWIKFAELERGLDDLERTRAIFELAVQQQQLDMPELLWKAYIDFEEEEGEYERTRALYERLLEKTDHVKVWISYAHFEINIPEDDEEEGDEEQPVSEEAKARARKVFKRAHKSMRDRDLKEECVSLLNAWLSFERTHGSAEDLEAVQKQMPRKTKRRRKLDDDSWEEYIDYVFPADDKQAANLSNLLSMAQSWKQQSGGGLGA; encoded by the coding sequence ATGGAGTCATCCAGGGGACCCCCGAGggtcaagaacaaggccgCCGCGCCTGTTCAAATCAGTGCCGAGCAGCTGCTTCGAGAAGCTGTCGACCGACAAGAAGTTGGAGTTCAGGCGCCTACCCAACGCTTCGCTGATCTGGAGGAGCTCCACGAGTATcagggaagaaagaggaaggaatTCGAGGATTACGTTCGACGAAACCGATTAAATTTAAACAACTGGATGCGATATGCGCAATGGGAGCTCGAGCAGAAGGAGTTCAAGCGCGCCGAGTCCGTTTTCGAGCGCGCTCTCGATGCCCACCCCAACAACGTTCAACTATGGGTTCGTTATATCGAGTCGGAGATGAAATCGAGGAATATCAACCACGCGCGAAACCTGCTGGACAGAGCCGTCTCGAGATTGCCACGAGTCGACAAGCTCTGGTACAAATATGTTTACATGGAGGAGATGCTGGGCAACATCCCCGGAACTCGTCAGGTTTTTGATCGGTGGATGCAATGGCACCCGGACGAGGCTGCATGGAGCTCCTACATCAAGTTAGAGAAGCGATACGGCGAATTCGAACGGGCACGAGAGATCTTTCGAACCTTTACCCAGCTTCACCCCGAATCCCGGAACTGGATCAAATGGGCCAAGTTTGAAGAGGAATACGGCACAAGCGATTCGGTACGGGAAGTATTTGGAGACGCGGTTGAGGCATTGGGCGATGACTTTGTCGACGAGAAATTATTCATTGCCTACGCACGTTATGAGGCCAAGCTGAAAGAGTATGAGCGCGCTCGAGCTATATACAAGTACGCTCTGGATCGCTTGCCACGATCCAAGTCTATGATTCTCCACAAGGCATACACAACGTTTGAGAAGCAATTTGGTGACAAGGATGGGGTGGAGGATGTTGTATTATCCAAGAGAAGGGTATATTATgaagagctcatcaaggagaacccCAAGAACTACGATGCTTGGTTCGACTACGCAAAACTCGAGGAAACCTCCCAAGACTCTGACCGAATTCGAGACATATACGAGAGAGCAGTGGCTCAGGTTCCACCAACACAGGAGAAGCGACATTGGCGACGATACATCTACCTATGGATCTTTTACGCGATAtgggaagagatggaagggCAGGATGTTGAGCGGACACGGCAGATTTACAACACATGCCTGGGTCTTATTCCACACAAGCGGTTCACATTTGCTAAAACCTGGCTCATGGCAGCGCAATTTGAGATCCGGCAGGGTGAGCTTACTGCAGCACGAAAGCTCCTCGGACGCGCCATCGGCATGTGTCCAAAAGACAAGATTTTCAATGGCTACGTTGATTTAGAGCGCAAACTGTTCGAGTTTGTGCGATGCCGTACTCTCTACGAGAAGCACATCGAATTTAACCCAGCCAACTGCCAGACATGGATCAAATTTGCGGAGCTGGAGCGTGGATTGGACGACCTGGAACGCACGCGCGCCATCTTTGAGCTTGCCgttcagcaacaacagcttgaTATGCCTGAACTACTGTGGAAGGCATACATCGActttgaggaggaggaaggcGAGTACGAACGTACACGTGCTCTTTACGAGCGCCTGCTCGAGAAGACGGACCACGTCAAGGTCTGGATCAGCTACGCACATTTCGAGATCAACATTcccgaagacgacgaggaagaaggcgacgaggagCAGCCCGTCAgcgaagaggccaaggcaagGGCACGCAAGGTATTCAAACGAGCGCACAAGAGTATGCGAGACCGGGATCTCAAGGAAGAATGTGTATCACTTCTCAACGCCTGGTTGTCGTTCGAGCGCACGCACGGGTCTGCGGAGGACTTGGAGGCGGTTCAGAAACAGATGCCAcgcaagaccaagagacGGAGAAAGCTCGATGACGACTCGTGGGAGGAGTACATCGACTACGTCTTCCCTGCCGACGACAAACAAGCAGCCAATCTCTCCAACCTCTTATCTATGGCGCAGAGCTGGAAACAACAGTCAGGCGGAGGGCTCGGCGCATGA